The genomic stretch GGGCTCAGGCCGCATGCTGCGGGTCCATCAGATGCGAGAACACCAGGAAAGGTGGCAGAGTGGTCGAATGCGCCGGACTCGAAATCCGGTATACGGTTTTACCGTATCGAGGGTTCGAATCCCTCCCTTTCCGCCAAATCGAAAGAGAAAAAGCCGTTGATTTTCAACGGCTTTTTTGTTTCTGCAGGGTTGCCACTGCGGTTCTACTGGCGAATCCGGGCGCTGGCCCGGTCGTGCCGGCCCGGTCGCGTGCATTTATCACGCCCCCCGTCATTTGCCCTCACGCAAGCATCCAAGCCTGCTGGCAAGTCCGATACTTCCAGGCCGATCGCTGCTGCCGTTAGGCCCACTAACCGGCACGCGTGTTTTTGGCGGCTGCCGCGCTACCCATCACAGCGAATTCGTTTCGAAAGGCATGGGTGCCCTGGCTGACGAGAAGTTTTCTGATCGCAGTAAGTCGCGAGATCCTCCATGTCCACCACGCCGCTGCCAACCCTGATGCTCGGTCCTGAACTGGGATTCGCCTGCGGTACGCGCATACATACCAAGGAAGGCCTGAAGCCCATCGAGAGCATTGCCGTAGGGGATTGGGTTCTGACGCACCCGGAACAGGTACCGCCGCCGCGCCGCCGTCGCCAACACAGCGAGTACCAATACCGACGGGTGACGCGAACAACACCTGCCGATGTACGGTCGCTCCTGCACGTCACCTTGCAAAACCTGGCTGACGGCATTGAGGACACCTTGCTCGTCGCCGAGGGCCAGCCGATCTGGACCCAGCCGTCAGGCTGGGCAGCGGCCGGTCGGGTACGTCCCGGGCAGGTCCTGGTGCTGAGCTTCAACGGCAATGCACTGGTGCGGAAGGTGCAGGCCAGCGATCATCCGGCGCGTGTGTGGCACTTGGAGGTGGAGGACTGCAACAGCTACTACGTGGAGCAGCTGGGGACCTGGGTGGGCTGCAACCCGGATGCGCTTGTGCAGACGACTCCCGCTGGCGAGGCTGAACCGGCTTTCGATTTCAGCAAGCCGCACATGCTGAGGGAGATCAAGGACTACTACAACGACACGCTCATTCAGCCCGAGCCGCAGAAAGTGGCGGCACTGGAACTGGCAGAACAGATGCGAGCCGCGGCCGAGAAGCTGCGCAGCCTCGTCAGGGAGCAGATGCAGCAGGAACTGGGCTACGACGAGGCCGGCGTTCGCTGGCTGGACGGCTATATCGAGCGGGCCCGGCTGAGGCACTCCAACGACCAGTGGGAGCGTGCCATCAATCTGATTGGCGCTTTCCTCGGCGAGTGCACCATCGGCAGCCTGGGAGGGCAATGGTCGCGGCATGAGGAGAACTTGTGCGTGGTGCTGAACGAAGGGGACACCGTCTTCCCGCACGTCAAGGTCACCAAGCAGTTCAAGAACGGGAGGGACGGCGGCGATTCGGTCCTGGGCTTTTATCAGGCAAACAAGAGTCTCAGCGAAGCCTTGGCCAGCGGACCGCTGACGGCCGCACAGGAACGACTGCTCGAATACTCCCGCGACAGCGGCAAGCGCCTCTTTGTGCCTGACCTGTCGGGCGCCACACCGGCATGGGTCGAGGTCGCAGAGGTGCGCGACGGCTATCTCAGGTTGCATTCGCCGCCGAACCAGGGTTACACCGTCTCGTCGTTTGTCACCGGGGTGAAGTGTTTCTACGTTTGTTCCCCCACCGGGCAGTTGCTGCACACCGAGTGGATCAACAAATCCGATTGGGACACCTTGCCGCCAGACATCCTGAAGCAGCTCAAGAGCAAGCTGGCGGCGGACACCTCTCTCACGCTCGACCAGTTGGAGCGTGGCAAGCAGTTCATCGAGATCTCGTACGCCGCCAGTGACCAGCGGGCCGATGATCGCCACTACTTCTCGACGATCCTCAAAAATATTTCTTCACGCAAAATCCGAATTGCCAAGTTCGGGGGTTTCAAAGCCAAGCAAGCTGCATGGCAGCTGGCCAGCGTGACCGGCGATTTCTACACAGAGAACGACTTCAGAGAGTGGTACGGCCAGAAGGCGGAATGGCTGTTGCCGGGCGAAACCGTGTGCGACACGTCCAACTGGGGAAACCCGCCGGTTCTCTGGGCCTACTACGGCGTCACTGACACGGGTGAATCCTTTGCGGCCGGGAAGGTGCTGGAGCGGCCGGTCAGCAGCCCGGGAAACAACTCGGGCGCGCACTTCGTGAAGCCCGTGCAACCACAGCCGGAAATGGAGCAAATCATCACCCGGCTGCGCTCCAGCTATCAGTTGCGGCAGCAGCGAATGAACTTCATCACGCTGGCGTCCCTGCTCGGGCCCAGGCCGTCGTGGGTGAAAGAGACCGACGGCTTGGCCGAATGCTTCGAGCAGCAGAAGCTGCTGCTGACCGAAGGGCATATCGTCTGGGGCGCGCTGGTCCAGGCCAATGCACTATTGTTCGAGCCCGGTGAGGTGGACTGCCCGGCCTTGCTGCTGCACTCGCCGGACAGCTACTTCGACTCCCATCCGCAGGAACTGCAGCTGATCAGCCGCACCTTTGTCTCGTTCAAGCAGACCGAGCCGACCGACCCGGAACTGAAGGAAGTGGCGCGGCTGGTCACCGATGAAATGGACCGCTCGATGGGATTCGAGCTTCCCAAGGTGTTCTCCAGCAAGCCGGTGCGGTCCGCGACGTTCATGGTCTTTCGCAAGCACGTTCCGAATGGCGTGCTGTCGGCCGGGCTGTTTCCCATCCTGACTCACCCGTCGACCCAGGCCGTGATGATGGTGCCGTTCGAGTTCTGGCCGATCGAGCTGATCGTGCTGTGGAAAGAGAACAAGATCTAGTTTCGTGTTCCCGCTCGACAAAGGATTTGCGGACATTCACAGCTGGTGTGGCGAGGCCGACGGTTTAAGCTCGATCGAGCGGGAACATTACGAGACCACCGTTGAGGAATTCAACGGCATTGCTCTGCCACGCCGCAGATCATTGTTTACCAGCGTGAAACCTACAGCACAAAATTCACGTTTCCCACGATGAAAGTGGCGAGGGTGAACTGAAGGGCGAATAGTGAGCTTCCAACGTTGCATCTCCGACCGGGGCGGCGAAACGCCATGCTCGTCACAACTGACGCGAGTCGTTGGGGGTCTTGCCGCCGCCGCAATGGTTGCAGTGGTGACCTCTGCCTGCACGCGCCCTGACATAACGCTCGCTGACTTCTCCAAGACCATTCAGCTAGACCCAAAGGCCGCTGAGGGACAGGTGGTTGGCCTTTATCTGGAGATCGATCTGGATGCCAAGGCTCCTATCACCGTCAATCTTGCATGCGAGGGAAAGGTTAAAACCAAACAGGTTGTCCCACCAGGCCGATCTGTACAGCGTTGGGACTGGTATTCGTGGTGCGCCGAACTCTCTTTTGAGGTTGGGAACGCTCAGGCGCGGTCGATCGCCATTTCATACGAGTTCCACGCTTTCAAGAATTGAAGTTCAGCGAGCTTGAATGCCGTTGCATTCGAGCGTCCAACCGTTGCCCGCCGTCCCACCGGCTTCCCCCCGGTGTTTACAACGGCTAACCATCGCGCCATCCCTCTAGCCGGGGGAGGGCCGCCGAAACTCCCTTGTCGCTGGCTACACTGCGGCCCACGAGAAGTAGAGCAGGGGTGGCAACGCCTGAAGACGTTGCCGTTTCAGGGAGGATTCCGATGGATCACAGCGATCTCGCTGCCGCATCACGTCTGTCTGGCCGTCTGACGCGACGGCGGCGCCGGCCGTTCCCGCTGCAAAGCAACGACGTCAGAGAAAGCTGGATGCGCATCGCCGCACCCGGCCTCGTCGAGCCCGTCCTGCTCGGAGCCTCGGCCCACAAGATGGCCACTACACGATGAGCCGACTGCGAGCTCTCATCGAGGGGCGCCAGCACGCGCGCCTCTTGCGCCTGTCCTTTCCCAACCAAGATGGCCCCGACGCCGAACTGCTGGTCGAGCGACTGCACGCCGTCGAATCGCTCTCGCGCGATTACCGCTACACGATCGAACTGCTGAGCGACGACGCCGACATCCAGCTCGAAGCACTGCAAGGCAAGCTGCTCTGTGTGTCGCTGGTGCGCGCCGATGGCAGCTTGCGTCACTTCACCGGCCACGTCTGGCGCTTCCGCCACGTCAAGACCGACGGGGGCATCGCCTTCTACGAAGCCGTGCTCGTGCCTTGGCTGTACTTCCTGACGTTGCGGCAGAACAACCGGCTGTTCCACCACCAGACGCTGCAGCAGCAGGCGCAAACGCTGTTCGCCGACTATGGCGAGCTGCCAGTGTGGGAGTGGAAGGTCACAGGCGAACAGCCGCAGTTCACGATGCGCACGCAGTACGCTGAAAGCGATGCGAATGTGCTGCACCGGTGGCTGGAGGCGGCCGGCTACAGCTACCGCTACGAGCACACCGAGAAGGGCCAGAAGCTCGTCTTCGTCGACGACACACGCTCCACCGACCCCATCGACGGTGCATCGCCCGAGATCCGCTTCCACAGCAACGCCGGCTCCGAAGAAGAGAACGCCATCGCGCAGTGGAGCCCGAAGCGTGAGGCGGTCTCGGCGCATTACACGGTCTCCGGCTTCGACTTCAAGGACCCCACGCCGGTGCACACCGGGACGCCCAGCATCATCGAACAAGGCGACACGCCCCCGCTCGAGATCCACAGCTACGAAGGTCACTACGGCTTCAAGCACCGCACCGGCGGCGACCAACTCGCACGCCGGCGCATGGAAGAAGTCGAGGCGCGCGGCCAGCAGTACGAAGCGCGGGGCAACAACGGCTTTGTCATGCCGGGGCGTTGGTTCAAGCTGGCCGACCACTTCGCTCACAGTGGCGAAGACGCTGAATTCCTGATCCTCGAAGTCGAGCACCAGGCCGCCAACAACTACCTGCAGGGTGCGGAGGCGGTCGCCGAGTACGACAACAGCTTCGTGTGCCAACCCAAGGCGGTGGTGTGGCGGCCGGGCCTCGGTTTCAACAGCAAGCCGACCCGCATCGTGACGCTGCAAACGGCCCTCGTCGTCGGCCCCGAAGGCGCCGGCAGCCTGCATGTGGATGAATACGGCCGCGTGCAGGTGCAGTTCCACTGGGACCGCGAGCAAAGCGGCAGCTGCTGGGTGCGCGTGGCGACGAACTGGGCCGGCGGCGAGAACGGTCTGATCAGCCCGCCGCGGGTGGGCTCGGAAGTGGTAGTGCAGTGGCTTGACGGGAACCCGGACCACCCGCTGATCACCGCAGCTGTCCACAACCAGGCCTACATGCCGCCGTGGAAGCTGCCCGAGCAGCGCTCGCTGACCGGCCTGCGCAGCCGCGAGCTGACACCCAGTGGCGGCAACAGTCCCGGCGGCCGCAGCAACCATGTGGTGCTGGACGACACCGAGAACGGCATCCAGGTGCAAGCCCGGAGCGACCACCAGGCCAGCCAGCTCAGCCTGGGCCACATCACCCGCATCGAAGACACCGCCGGCCGCAAGGAGGCCAGAGGGCAAGGCTTCGAACTGCGCACCGATGGGCACGGTGCCGTGCGTGCCGGGCAGGGCCTGCTCGTCACCACCGAGGAACGGCTGAATGCGCGCGCGCACCTCACCGACATGGGCGAGACGGTGGAGCGGCTCACGCAAGGCCAGGACCTGCACCAGAGCTTGTCGGACGCGGCCAAGGAAGCGCAGGCCCACCAGGCCGGCGACCAAGATGAAGTCGTCAAGGCACTGCAGGCGCAGACCGCCGACATCCAGGGCCAGGGTGGCAACCCGCAAGACGGCGAGTTCCCCGAGTTCCAGGCGCCGCACCTGACCCTCGCCAGCCCGGCCGGCATTCAGACCACCACACAAGGGTCCAGCCACATCGTCAGCGCCCAACACACGGCGCTCACGAGCGGCGGGCACACGAGCATCAGTGCCGGCAAGAGCCTGCTGGCGAGCGTCAAGGAGGCCGTGCGGCTGTTCGCCTACAACGCCGGCATGAAGTTGGTGGCGGCCAGCGCCAACATCGACGTCACCGCGCTGAAGGACAGCATCAACCTGCTGGCCAAGCTCAACATCACGCACACTGCCAACCGCATCGAGATCACGGCCAAGGATGAGGTGGTGGTCAACGGCGGCGGCAGCTTCACGAAGTGGAGCGGCTCGGGCATCACGCATGGCACCGGCGGCCCCTGGCAGGTCCAGGCGACCGGCTTCTCGCACACCGGCCCGGCCAGCATGGGCACGCCGAGCCTGCCGCAAGCCATCCAGCTGCCCACGGGCAACCTCGAACTCTTCCACGAATACGTGCGCTCCAACGGCGAGCGGGTGCAAGGTGTCAAGCAGGGCGGGTTCAGCGTGACCGACTCCGAAGCTGCGAGCCATGGCGGTGCACTCGACGGCAAGGGTTTCAACGCCGTTTCCGGCGTGCCGATGGGCGTCGTGGAGGTCGTCTACGGCAAAGATCCGAGCAACACCTGGGACGAGGGCAGCCACTTCGGGAAGTTCAACTGGCCGCCGGAGCCGGCAGTGGGGAGCACCCCGACGACAGCGACGCTGGCCTCCAACTTCAGCGGCTCGCAGGGCACCCAAACGGCCTCGGGGGCACTGGGCAGCGCGGCGTCGCTCGCCAGCGCTGCTCCTGCGGCCTCAGGCGCTGCCGGCACGCTGAGCAGGGTCGTCGCTGCTACGTCGACGGCACAGCAGGTGGCGGGTACCGTGCAGGCGGTTCAGCAAGGCGGCGTGAAGGCACTGGTCGAGCCCGCGATGCAACTCGCCCAGGCTCAGGCCATGCCGGTCATCGCCCAGCAGGCAGCGGGCGTGTTGCCGGCCGGGTTCGCCGGTGACCTGATGGGGAACATGGCGCCCACGACCAACGCCCAGCCCACCTCTGCGCCACTCGAAGACTTCAGGGAATTCGCCGTCTGACGGCGGCCTAGAACAACATGACCGAGCCCACTAAAACACCCGAGGGAGGGCAGGCGAGCAAGCCCGAGCCGCAAACGGCCGTGGCCCCGCTCAACACCATCGCCCCCGAAGACCTGCAGGCCAGCGCCAACGCCTTCGACGCCTGGCTGCGCAAGAAGACCGACAACTACATCACGCTCGACCGCCTGACCACGGTGGCCGGCAGCCTGCCCGTGCTCAGCAGCATCATGGCGCTGGCCAGTGCCGTGATGGACGTGGTGCACATCGTCGAAAGCTACCTCAAGAAGAAGAGCGCCGACTTCTTCCTGTGGGTGTCGCTCGCCATCAACATCATCGGCATCGTGCCCACGCTGGGCGCCGTGCGCATGAGTCTGCGCCCCGCGCTGCACCTCGTCAGAAGCCGCTTCGCCGCCGGCGCCAAGGACATCGGCGCCGCCGTGGTCGAAGTCCTCACGATGGAGTTGGCCGACCACATCAGCGGCTCCCTGGAGAACTTCATCACCCAGGCGACGGGCAAGCTCGGCAGCATGCTCAAGGAGTGTGCCGACTGGGCCGACAAGTTCGCCGACTCACTCATCAGCGTGCTCCAGCGCAGCCTCGGTAAAGAGCCGCTGTTCAAGCTCAACACGCCGCCACCGCCGCCCGCACGGGTCGTCTACGACCCCAAGACCACCTCCTTGCTCGGGGAGATGCTGCAGTCGGCCCAGCAGATGGGCCGCAATGCCAAGCACGTGGCGCAGGTGGGCTTGACCCACTACGGCAACGCGTATCGGCAAGCCGGCAACTTCGTCGGCGCCCAAGCCGCCGACCTGCTGTCCAAGGAGGCCCGGGCCACGGTGCAAGGCCTCATCGACACGCTGCAGCAGACCAAGGTCGGCTTCCGCGCCAGCCTGACCCAGCTGGCCGACCCCAACGTCGAGCGCAGCATCATGTGGCTGCTGCAGCGCATCCTGCAGGCGGTGGCCAACCGGCGCAAGACCCGGCATGCGATGATGAGTGCCGACAAAGGCACGCAGGTGCGCGAGGAAATCCCCGGCAAGAAGCTCGAGGCCGTCAACAAACAGGCCAAGGCGGAGGGGGATCCGGATTGTTGCAAGCTCTTTCCGGCCCCCGCCAGCACCACGAGATCCATCAGCTACGTCACCGGCGCCGAGAGCGTCACCCACACCGACTTCGTGCTGCAGGCGCCGCTGCCCATCGCGTGGAGCCGGACCTACCGCAGCAACCTCGGGTCGTTCGACCAGGGCAACCTGGGCGCGCGCTGGCTGAACACCTACACCACCCGCATCGACGTGCAGGGCAAGGGCCGAGGCCGCGAGCTGGTCTACCACGGCGCCGACGGTCGTAGCCACCGCTACCCTTGGCTCGAAGTGGGCCAGGTGCATCGAGATGCGATCGAGGACCGCACGCTCACCCGGGTCAGCGCCACGCTCTTGTGGCTAGACGCCGGCAAGCCGCTGCCCGAAGGCGAACCGAGCCCGTGGCGAGAGACCTACGAACTGGTCGACACCTGCCCCGGCAAGGCCGACGCCTATGGCCCCCAGCACTTCCGGCTGAGCAGCCTCACGGCCTTGCACGGTGCCGCCATCCGCCTGCACTACGGCGCCACGCTGCGCGAAGGCCCCTATGCCGGTGAGCAGGTGCTGAGCGCGATCGAGAGCCTGCAAGGTGAACAACTTATTGCCGAGGTGGCCCTGCAAGCCCACGCCCGCACTGGCTGCGTGCTGGGCATCTGGGAGGTCAAGGAGAGGCAACTCGCGCGGGCGCTTGCCGTCTACGAGTACGACGACCAAGGCGACCTGGTGCACGCCCGCGACGAGAACGGCGCCAGCTGGCGCTACCAGTACCAGCACCACCTGGTCACCCGCTACACCGACCGCACGGGCCGGGGCACGAACCTGGCGTACGACGGCACCGGGCCGGACGCCAAGGCCATCCACGAATGGGCCGACGATGGCAGCCATGACACCCGGCTGGCGTGGGACGAGAACATCCGCCTGACCTACATCACCGATGCATTGGGCGGGGAGACCTGGTTCTACTACGACATCAAGGGCTACCCCTATCGCATCATCCACCCGGACAAGCGCGAGGAATGGTTCTACCGCGACGATGCCAAGAACCTCACCACCCACGTCCATCCGGACGGGGCCACGGAGCACTTCCGCTACGACGAGCACGGCAACCTCATCCAGCACACCCGCGCCGACGGCAGCCGGGTGCATTTTGAGTACGACCAGGGACACCGCCTGACCGGCATCCTCGACCCGGACGGCGGTGTCTGGAAGCGCGACTACGACCAGCACGGCCGGCTCACCGAAGAAACCGACCCGCTCGGCCACAAGACCGAATACGCCTACGACCAGGGCGGGCGCGTCATCAAGGTCACCGACGCCAAAGGCGGGGCCAAGAAGCTGGGCTACACCCCGTCCGGCCAACTGACCCGCTACACCGACTGCTCGGGCCGCACCACCGAGTGGAGCTACGACGAACGCGGCCGGCTGGTGAAGACGACCGACGCTGCCGGCAACGAAACCAAGTACCGCTACACCGCGCTGACGCAGGAAACGCTGCAGCGCGCCTGGCAGCCCGAGGACTACGGCAACCACCCCGGCCAGCTGGAAGCGGTGATCGCGCCGGACGAGACCGAAGAGCAGTTCTGCCACGACGCCGAAGGCCGCTTGCTCAAGCACCTGGACGGCCTCAAGCGCAGCACGTCCTACCGCTATACGGCCGCCGGCCTGGTGCATGACCGCGTCGACGCGCTGGGTCATCGCCTGGGCTACCGCTGGGACCCGCTGGGCCGGCTGTTGGAACTGCGCAACGAGAACGACCAGCCGTACCGCTTCAAGTACGACCCGGTGGGCAAGCTGCTCGCAGAAACCGGGTTCGACGGCAAGACGACCGAATACCGATACGCCGAGGACACCGGCGTGCTGCAGGCGGTGGTCGACGGCAGTGTCACCACCGAACTGAAGTTCGATCCGATGGGGCGGCTGCTGCAACGCAAGGCGAGCGTTCCCGGCAGGGAGGAGCAAATCGAGAGCTTCGGCTACTACCCGGGCGGGCGCATCGGCGAGGCCAGGAACGAGCACGCGCGGCTGCAGTGGTTCTACGACCCGGCCGGCAACCTGGTCCGCGAGCACCACGGCTATCAGGGTCCGTTCTTCCCGGAGAAGAAAACCGCCGTCTGGCGGCACCGTTACAACGAGCTGAACCAGCGGGTGGGCACGACGCGGCCGGATGGTCACACGCTGGAATGGCTGACCTACGGCTCGGGGCACATCCATGGGCTGGTGCTCGACGGGCAGGACGTGCTCGGCTTCGAGCGGGATGCGCTGCACCGGGAGGTGTACCGGCAACAGGGCAACGGGTTGGAGCAGCACCAGAAATACGACCCGGTGGGGCGGTTGTTGGAACAGCAGGTCAAGCACGGTCAGCAGCGCGGCCCAATCGACATCAACCAGGCCTATCAGCGCGCGGACAGCAGTGTCGGGGCGCAGGCGGCGATCGTGCGGCGCTACAGCTATGACAAGGCCGGCCACCTCGACCACATTGAGGACAGCCGCCGGGGCCGGGTGCAGTACCGCTACGATCCGGTGGGGCGGTTGCTGCAGGCGACCAGCGCGCTCGGGCAGGACGTCTTTGCCTTCGACCCCGCGGGCAACATCTTGCCAGTGCAAGACGCCGGCGAACGGTCAGCGACATCCACGGAGCGGGCCAAGCTGCCGAAGGTGCTCGACAACCTGCTCAAGGAGTACGTTGGAACGCGCTATGGGTACGACGAGCGCGGCAATCTGACTGAGCGGGTGTATATGGGCCAGCGTTCCCAGTTCGAGTGGGACGCCTTCAATCGCATGGCGAGGGCTGTGACAACCGACGCCGTCATAGCCTTCGCCTACGATCCGCTCGGCCGTCGCATTGCCAAGTGCAGCGAGCGCGTCAACCCGCACGGCGGCGAGACATTGCGTGAAGACGTGCTTTTCGGCTGGGATGACGACAGACTGGCTTTTGAGATCCGCACAGCGGAGGCCGAGCGCGGTGCGACAGGGCAAACGGTCCACTACATTCA from Caldimonas brevitalea encodes the following:
- a CDS encoding polymorphic toxin-type HINT domain-containing protein is translated as MSTTPLPTLMLGPELGFACGTRIHTKEGLKPIESIAVGDWVLTHPEQVPPPRRRRQHSEYQYRRVTRTTPADVRSLLHVTLQNLADGIEDTLLVAEGQPIWTQPSGWAAAGRVRPGQVLVLSFNGNALVRKVQASDHPARVWHLEVEDCNSYYVEQLGTWVGCNPDALVQTTPAGEAEPAFDFSKPHMLREIKDYYNDTLIQPEPQKVAALELAEQMRAAAEKLRSLVREQMQQELGYDEAGVRWLDGYIERARLRHSNDQWERAINLIGAFLGECTIGSLGGQWSRHEENLCVVLNEGDTVFPHVKVTKQFKNGRDGGDSVLGFYQANKSLSEALASGPLTAAQERLLEYSRDSGKRLFVPDLSGATPAWVEVAEVRDGYLRLHSPPNQGYTVSSFVTGVKCFYVCSPTGQLLHTEWINKSDWDTLPPDILKQLKSKLAADTSLTLDQLERGKQFIEISYAASDQRADDRHYFSTILKNISSRKIRIAKFGGFKAKQAAWQLASVTGDFYTENDFREWYGQKAEWLLPGETVCDTSNWGNPPVLWAYYGVTDTGESFAAGKVLERPVSSPGNNSGAHFVKPVQPQPEMEQIITRLRSSYQLRQQRMNFITLASLLGPRPSWVKETDGLAECFEQQKLLLTEGHIVWGALVQANALLFEPGEVDCPALLLHSPDSYFDSHPQELQLISRTFVSFKQTEPTDPELKEVARLVTDEMDRSMGFELPKVFSSKPVRSATFMVFRKHVPNGVLSAGLFPILTHPSTQAVMMVPFEFWPIELIVLWKENKI
- a CDS encoding type VI secretion system Vgr family protein, whose product is MSRLRALIEGRQHARLLRLSFPNQDGPDAELLVERLHAVESLSRDYRYTIELLSDDADIQLEALQGKLLCVSLVRADGSLRHFTGHVWRFRHVKTDGGIAFYEAVLVPWLYFLTLRQNNRLFHHQTLQQQAQTLFADYGELPVWEWKVTGEQPQFTMRTQYAESDANVLHRWLEAAGYSYRYEHTEKGQKLVFVDDTRSTDPIDGASPEIRFHSNAGSEEENAIAQWSPKREAVSAHYTVSGFDFKDPTPVHTGTPSIIEQGDTPPLEIHSYEGHYGFKHRTGGDQLARRRMEEVEARGQQYEARGNNGFVMPGRWFKLADHFAHSGEDAEFLILEVEHQAANNYLQGAEAVAEYDNSFVCQPKAVVWRPGLGFNSKPTRIVTLQTALVVGPEGAGSLHVDEYGRVQVQFHWDREQSGSCWVRVATNWAGGENGLISPPRVGSEVVVQWLDGNPDHPLITAAVHNQAYMPPWKLPEQRSLTGLRSRELTPSGGNSPGGRSNHVVLDDTENGIQVQARSDHQASQLSLGHITRIEDTAGRKEARGQGFELRTDGHGAVRAGQGLLVTTEERLNARAHLTDMGETVERLTQGQDLHQSLSDAAKEAQAHQAGDQDEVVKALQAQTADIQGQGGNPQDGEFPEFQAPHLTLASPAGIQTTTQGSSHIVSAQHTALTSGGHTSISAGKSLLASVKEAVRLFAYNAGMKLVAASANIDVTALKDSINLLAKLNITHTANRIEITAKDEVVVNGGGSFTKWSGSGITHGTGGPWQVQATGFSHTGPASMGTPSLPQAIQLPTGNLELFHEYVRSNGERVQGVKQGGFSVTDSEAASHGGALDGKGFNAVSGVPMGVVEVVYGKDPSNTWDEGSHFGKFNWPPEPAVGSTPTTATLASNFSGSQGTQTASGALGSAASLASAAPAASGAAGTLSRVVAATSTAQQVAGTVQAVQQGGVKALVEPAMQLAQAQAMPVIAQQAAGVLPAGFAGDLMGNMAPTTNAQPTSAPLEDFREFAV
- a CDS encoding RHS repeat-associated core domain-containing protein, with the protein product MTEPTKTPEGGQASKPEPQTAVAPLNTIAPEDLQASANAFDAWLRKKTDNYITLDRLTTVAGSLPVLSSIMALASAVMDVVHIVESYLKKKSADFFLWVSLAINIIGIVPTLGAVRMSLRPALHLVRSRFAAGAKDIGAAVVEVLTMELADHISGSLENFITQATGKLGSMLKECADWADKFADSLISVLQRSLGKEPLFKLNTPPPPPARVVYDPKTTSLLGEMLQSAQQMGRNAKHVAQVGLTHYGNAYRQAGNFVGAQAADLLSKEARATVQGLIDTLQQTKVGFRASLTQLADPNVERSIMWLLQRILQAVANRRKTRHAMMSADKGTQVREEIPGKKLEAVNKQAKAEGDPDCCKLFPAPASTTRSISYVTGAESVTHTDFVLQAPLPIAWSRTYRSNLGSFDQGNLGARWLNTYTTRIDVQGKGRGRELVYHGADGRSHRYPWLEVGQVHRDAIEDRTLTRVSATLLWLDAGKPLPEGEPSPWRETYELVDTCPGKADAYGPQHFRLSSLTALHGAAIRLHYGATLREGPYAGEQVLSAIESLQGEQLIAEVALQAHARTGCVLGIWEVKERQLARALAVYEYDDQGDLVHARDENGASWRYQYQHHLVTRYTDRTGRGTNLAYDGTGPDAKAIHEWADDGSHDTRLAWDENIRLTYITDALGGETWFYYDIKGYPYRIIHPDKREEWFYRDDAKNLTTHVHPDGATEHFRYDEHGNLIQHTRADGSRVHFEYDQGHRLTGILDPDGGVWKRDYDQHGRLTEETDPLGHKTEYAYDQGGRVIKVTDAKGGAKKLGYTPSGQLTRYTDCSGRTTEWSYDERGRLVKTTDAAGNETKYRYTALTQETLQRAWQPEDYGNHPGQLEAVIAPDETEEQFCHDAEGRLLKHLDGLKRSTSYRYTAAGLVHDRVDALGHRLGYRWDPLGRLLELRNENDQPYRFKYDPVGKLLAETGFDGKTTEYRYAEDTGVLQAVVDGSVTTELKFDPMGRLLQRKASVPGREEQIESFGYYPGGRIGEARNEHARLQWFYDPAGNLVREHHGYQGPFFPEKKTAVWRHRYNELNQRVGTTRPDGHTLEWLTYGSGHIHGLVLDGQDVLGFERDALHREVYRQQGNGLEQHQKYDPVGRLLEQQVKHGQQRGPIDINQAYQRADSSVGAQAAIVRRYSYDKAGHLDHIEDSRRGRVQYRYDPVGRLLQATSALGQDVFAFDPAGNILPVQDAGERSATSTERAKLPKVLDNLLKEYVGTRYGYDERGNLTERVYMGQRSQFEWDAFNRMARAVTTDAVIAFAYDPLGRRIAKCSERVNPHGGETLREDVLFGWDDDRLAFEIRTAEAERGATGQTVHYIHEPGTFVPLLQARRGQAVMLAPTTDVRALTAASGGEYCVELDPLWNGELEAEAAAFANHEITFYQCDHLGTPQELTDHEGKIAWAAQYKAWGQAKEAISDAARKVGFANPIRFQGQYFDEETGLHYNRYRYYDPSAGRFVSKDPVGLAGGENLYLYAPNSTEWVDPFGLCPMGAQRRQQTEGDVTLPTARAARRAAMRAQNIPTSRSYTTVLRPDGVDGSGGKMHVEEIREGGRNSGGVRKVGEVKVHPDGHQFPPTKQTPCPTYELPHYHGPDGEHVSYQRGRVRQSNRYGR